Proteins from a single region of Acidianus ambivalens:
- the serS gene encoding serine--tRNA ligase: MSWSLLELIRNNPDELIDSLKKRNMDASLALKAVELDKKWRSILQEVEKLRHQHNEINSQIPKLKPEERKAKIEEAKKLLQILEAKEKELKEIEEQRDEILRSLPNIISPDVPVGPDDTYNVPIKFWGKFKVYEKDLEEFKKQLNGAQVEYEIINWKPVGHADMLENVLKLGNTEKASQVAGSRFYYLFDDLVWLDFALLLYAIDTMTSKGYRLVLPPYMLRGEVIHAVIDLDTFKDAIYKIENDDLYLIATAEHPLAALYYKEDIEKEELPIKLVGISPAFRREAGAANKDLKGIFRVHQFHKVEQFIFSLPEDSWKYHQELLSNAEEIFQGLGIPYRIVNIASGDLGACAAKKYDLEAWMPAQAKFREMVSCSNCTDWQAFRMKIRYVDRKNNKKGYVHTLNSTAVASTRTITAILENFQNEDGTVEIPKVLRKYLEPFKAAPKDYIYPRKKK; encoded by the coding sequence ATGTCTTGGAGTTTACTTGAGCTCATTAGAAATAATCCAGATGAGCTAATAGATTCTCTAAAGAAAAGGAACATGGACGCTTCTTTAGCGTTAAAAGCTGTAGAATTGGATAAAAAATGGAGAAGCATTTTACAAGAAGTCGAGAAGCTTAGACATCAGCATAATGAGATTAATTCTCAGATACCTAAGCTAAAGCCAGAAGAAAGGAAGGCTAAAATAGAAGAGGCAAAAAAACTTTTACAGATACTTGAGGCTAAGGAAAAAGAACTAAAAGAAATTGAAGAGCAAAGGGATGAGATTTTAAGATCATTGCCTAATATAATAAGTCCAGACGTTCCAGTAGGTCCAGACGATACTTATAATGTTCCTATAAAATTCTGGGGCAAATTCAAAGTTTATGAGAAGGATTTAGAGGAGTTTAAGAAGCAACTCAATGGCGCTCAAGTAGAATATGAGATTATAAATTGGAAGCCTGTAGGTCATGCTGATATGTTAGAGAACGTATTGAAACTAGGGAACACTGAGAAAGCATCCCAAGTAGCAGGCTCCAGATTTTATTATTTATTTGACGATTTAGTTTGGTTAGATTTTGCACTTTTACTTTACGCAATAGATACAATGACATCTAAAGGTTATAGGCTAGTTTTACCACCTTATATGCTTAGAGGAGAAGTAATTCATGCAGTAATTGATTTAGACACATTTAAAGATGCAATATATAAAATAGAGAACGACGACTTATACTTAATAGCTACCGCAGAGCATCCGTTAGCTGCCTTATACTATAAGGAAGACATTGAGAAGGAAGAATTGCCAATAAAACTTGTTGGAATTAGTCCTGCTTTCAGGAGAGAGGCAGGTGCTGCTAATAAAGATCTTAAAGGGATATTTAGGGTTCATCAATTTCATAAAGTCGAGCAGTTCATTTTCTCTTTGCCTGAAGATAGTTGGAAATACCATCAAGAATTATTAAGCAATGCAGAAGAAATCTTTCAAGGATTAGGTATTCCTTATAGGATAGTTAACATAGCTTCGGGAGATCTAGGTGCCTGTGCAGCAAAGAAATATGACCTAGAAGCCTGGATGCCGGCTCAAGCAAAATTTAGAGAAATGGTAAGTTGTAGTAATTGTACCGATTGGCAGGCTTTTAGGATGAAAATCAGGTATGTTGATAGGAAGAATAATAAGAAAGGATATGTTCATACTCTCAATAGTACTGCGGTAGCAAGTACTAGGACAATCACGGCTATTCTTGAGAATTTCCAGAACGAAGATGGAACTGTAGAAATACCTAAAGTGCTAAGAAAATACCTAGAGCCTTTTAAGGCTGCACCAAAGGATTATATTTATCCAAGAAAGAAAAAGTGA
- a CDS encoding metal-sulfur cluster assembly factor, which translates to MSQINKEEWKQKIMEALTQVFDPEIPVDIVNLGLIYDVQISDEGDVYIKLGLTAPGCPVVDDLVYTVEQVIKETVPAKKVDVDIDLETPWTPLRMTPEGREKFKKLYGYDIVEMWVQTYGLPAQEQKS; encoded by the coding sequence ATGTCACAAATTAACAAGGAAGAATGGAAGCAAAAAATTATGGAAGCTTTAACGCAAGTTTTTGATCCGGAAATTCCAGTAGATATAGTAAACTTAGGATTGATATATGATGTGCAAATTTCTGATGAAGGAGATGTTTACATAAAGTTAGGCTTAACTGCTCCAGGTTGTCCAGTTGTTGATGATCTAGTATATACTGTAGAACAAGTAATAAAGGAAACTGTTCCAGCTAAGAAAGTAGATGTTGATATAGATTTAGAGACTCCGTGGACTCCATTAAGAATGACGCCAGAAGGTAGAGAAAAATTCAAGAAATTATATGGTTATGATATAGTAGAAATGTGGGTACAAACGTACGGCTTACCGGCTCAAGAACAGAAGTCATAA
- the hisI gene encoding phosphoribosyl-AMP cyclohydrolase: protein MGVTLKLSEDEAKKIIEKLNFRHEYDTIIAILQHYKTKDVLMVGNMNKEAVFKTLTTGMAHFWSLSRKRLWLKGETSKHFQLIEDFYVDCDEDAIVFLVNPLGPTCHTGNYTCFYRNYRSFIAKY, encoded by the coding sequence GTGGGTGTCACGCTAAAACTTTCAGAAGATGAGGCTAAAAAGATAATTGAGAAACTTAATTTTAGACATGAATATGACACAATAATTGCAATTCTTCAACATTATAAGACTAAAGACGTCCTTATGGTAGGTAATATGAATAAAGAAGCTGTTTTTAAAACTTTAACCACAGGGATGGCTCACTTTTGGTCTTTAAGCAGGAAAAGACTTTGGCTAAAAGGAGAAACCAGCAAACACTTTCAATTAATCGAAGATTTTTACGTTGATTGCGACGAGGACGCAATAGTATTTCTTGTAAATCCATTAGGTCCAACTTGTCATACTGGAAATTATACATGTTTTTATAGAAATTATAGAAGTTTTATAGCTAAGTATTAA
- the hisH gene encoding imidazole glycerol phosphate synthase subunit HisH, with product MKALVVNYGVGNLFSISSGLKRAGFEVEISKEIKNADLIVFPGVGAFSAVSKFIQINSDKINDLRKSGVHFLGVCLGLQIMFEKGTEGGESKGLGWFKGTVDKIHANVKLPHIGWDKIYVSGDCELTEGLDGKYAYYVHSYVAYTNDHVVMKSNYGIEYPAMVCKENVVGTQFHPEKSSETGRIFFENLKRWVSR from the coding sequence ATGAAGGCTCTAGTTGTTAATTACGGCGTAGGTAATCTATTTAGTATCTCTTCAGGATTAAAGAGAGCTGGATTCGAAGTTGAAATAAGTAAGGAAATTAAGAATGCAGACCTAATAGTATTCCCTGGAGTTGGAGCATTTTCTGCGGTATCAAAGTTCATTCAGATTAACTCGGATAAAATAAATGATCTTAGGAAATCTGGAGTTCATTTTCTTGGAGTTTGCTTGGGTCTTCAAATAATGTTTGAAAAAGGAACTGAAGGCGGTGAAAGTAAAGGTTTAGGATGGTTTAAAGGTACTGTAGATAAGATCCATGCAAATGTAAAACTTCCGCACATAGGCTGGGATAAAATTTACGTCTCTGGGGATTGTGAGCTAACTGAAGGACTTGACGGAAAGTATGCATATTATGTTCATAGTTATGTTGCTTATACTAACGATCATGTGGTAATGAAGTCCAACTATGGAATAGAATATCCTGCAATGGTTTGTAAGGAAAACGTTGTAGGCACACAATTTCATCCTGAAAAGAGCAGTGAAACTGGGAGAATATTTTTTGAGAACTTAAAGAGGTGGGTGTCACGCTAA
- the hisE gene encoding phosphoribosyl-ATP diphosphatase: protein MSEVLDKLYEIILQRLEKMPENSYTAELVKKGKGYIARKVGEEAVETIVASLYEGRDRFISEAADLMYHLWVLMAVEGVKPEELYAELKRRMK, encoded by the coding sequence ATGTCTGAAGTTTTGGATAAATTATACGAAATAATACTTCAGAGGTTAGAGAAAATGCCGGAAAATAGTTATACCGCTGAACTTGTTAAAAAAGGAAAAGGATATATAGCAAGAAAGGTTGGAGAAGAGGCCGTAGAAACAATTGTTGCTTCACTATATGAGGGAAGAGATAGGTTCATCTCTGAAGCAGCGGATTTAATGTATCATCTCTGGGTTCTTATGGCAGTTGAAGGAGTTAAACCAGAAGAATTATATGCTGAATTAAAGAGGAGGATGAAATGA
- the hisD gene encoding histidinol dehydrogenase translates to MIIKDLPKSRPISFDQVLDKVSEIVEKVKREGDKALIEFTEKFDGIKLDNIKVTREEIHAAASLLSEDIKKAIDVVSEQIKEFHTSIKPPQIGGGKSGVDFGIIWTPLEKVGIYVPGGKKLYPSTLLMAGIPAIVAGVEEIYAATPTKGKIDPAIAYIAEKLNVKEIYKIGGAQAIAALAYGTESVKKVDKIVGPGNVYVQAAKYIVSKDVGIDGIEGPTELVIVADDSADSEQIYLDLLAQGEHGNSTLLVLISTSDRILREVEEKASSSDLTFYLVKARDLEEAITYANSIAPEHLSLQVSSPREALKMVRNAGAVTLGRTPPAIIDYSAGPDHILPTNSWAKFKGGLTVYDFLKPISFAQATNPDKELINAAITLARYEGFEIHSKSIGERYV, encoded by the coding sequence ATGATAATAAAAGATCTTCCTAAAAGTAGGCCTATAAGTTTTGATCAAGTCCTGGACAAGGTAAGCGAGATTGTAGAGAAAGTAAAAAGAGAAGGAGACAAAGCCTTAATTGAATTTACTGAAAAATTCGACGGCATAAAGCTTGATAATATAAAAGTTACAAGGGAAGAGATTCACGCTGCGGCTTCATTACTTTCTGAAGACATTAAGAAGGCAATAGATGTAGTCTCAGAGCAAATAAAGGAATTTCACACTTCAATAAAGCCTCCTCAAATAGGCGGTGGAAAAAGTGGAGTTGACTTTGGGATAATTTGGACTCCGTTAGAAAAGGTAGGAATTTATGTGCCAGGTGGTAAAAAGCTTTATCCATCAACACTACTAATGGCAGGAATACCGGCAATAGTTGCTGGAGTTGAGGAAATTTATGCTGCAACACCTACTAAAGGTAAAATTGATCCTGCAATTGCATACATTGCAGAAAAACTTAATGTAAAGGAAATATACAAAATTGGTGGAGCACAAGCTATTGCTGCATTGGCTTACGGAACGGAGAGCGTTAAGAAAGTAGATAAGATAGTGGGACCAGGAAATGTTTACGTTCAAGCAGCAAAATACATTGTAAGTAAAGATGTAGGAATAGATGGAATAGAAGGTCCTACAGAACTAGTTATTGTCGCTGATGATTCAGCTGATTCTGAGCAAATTTACCTTGATTTACTTGCTCAGGGAGAACATGGAAATTCCACGTTATTAGTTTTAATTTCTACTTCTGATAGAATATTAAGAGAAGTAGAGGAAAAAGCTTCTAGTTCCGACCTTACTTTTTATTTAGTTAAAGCAAGAGATCTTGAAGAAGCAATAACTTATGCAAACTCTATAGCTCCAGAACACCTTTCTTTGCAAGTTTCTTCTCCACGAGAAGCCCTAAAAATGGTAAGAAATGCCGGTGCAGTAACTTTGGGTAGAACTCCCCCTGCAATTATTGATTATAGTGCTGGGCCAGATCATATTTTGCCGACTAATAGTTGGGCTAAATTCAAAGGAGGACTGACAGTATACGATTTCCTTAAGCCTATCTCTTTCGCTCAAGCTACTAACCCAGATAAGGAGCTAATTAATGCTGCAATTACTTTAGCAAGGTATGAAGGATTCGAAATTCACTCTAAAAGCATAGGCGAGAGATATGTCTGA
- the hisF gene encoding imidazole glycerol phosphate synthase subunit HisF: MTTKRIISCLDVKNGRVVKGVNFLNLKDKGDPVELAAKYEEEGADEIVFLDISATIEGRRTLLDVVRNTASVLSIPLTVGGGIRSLEDVSRILSSGADKVSINTAAVENKQIITQASEEFGAQAVVVAIDAKIEGNSWIVYTKSGTFRTGLEAISWAKEVESLGAGEILLTSIDKDGTRSGYDIKLTRAVAEAVNIPVIASGGAGRPEHFFEVLTEGKADAALAAGVFHDGVIRIKDLKYYLKTKGVDVRI, translated from the coding sequence ATGACTACAAAGAGAATTATTTCATGCTTAGATGTAAAAAACGGAAGAGTAGTAAAAGGAGTTAACTTCCTTAATCTTAAGGACAAAGGAGATCCAGTGGAATTAGCAGCTAAGTATGAAGAAGAAGGGGCAGATGAAATAGTTTTCTTAGATATTTCTGCAACAATTGAAGGAAGGAGAACTTTACTTGATGTTGTAAGAAATACTGCGAGCGTTTTGTCAATACCTTTGACAGTAGGAGGAGGAATAAGAAGCTTAGAAGATGTTTCAAGAATATTATCTTCTGGTGCAGACAAGGTTAGTATAAATACCGCTGCTGTAGAAAATAAGCAAATAATTACTCAAGCTTCTGAAGAATTCGGTGCACAAGCAGTAGTTGTAGCGATAGACGCTAAAATTGAGGGAAATTCTTGGATTGTTTACACAAAATCTGGTACTTTCAGGACTGGGTTAGAAGCAATTAGTTGGGCTAAAGAAGTAGAAAGTTTAGGTGCAGGAGAAATACTCTTGACTAGCATTGATAAAGATGGGACAAGGTCAGGATATGATATTAAACTAACTAGAGCTGTAGCAGAGGCAGTAAATATTCCAGTAATAGCCAGCGGTGGAGCAGGAAGACCAGAGCATTTTTTTGAAGTCTTAACAGAAGGAAAAGCAGATGCTGCTTTAGCAGCAGGTGTTTTTCATGACGGAGTTATTAGAATCAAGGATTTAAAGTATTATTTAAAAACAAAGGGAGTTGATGTGAGGATATGA
- the hisBd gene encoding imidazoleglycerol-phosphate dehydratase: protein MSRYAAVKRDTKETEIEVYLDIDTPGNVEVSTPIPFFNHMLNSMLFHMNSSAKIIAKDKENYDDHHVVEDTAIVLGEAFKEALGNKSGIRRFFSIFTPMDEALVLVAVDISGRGMGIIDLDLKREEIGGLSMENVPHFFRTFAYNAGITLHIRKFSGENEHHIVEAAFKGLGISLYEASRIVNNRLPTTKGLL from the coding sequence ATGTCTAGATACGCCGCAGTAAAGAGAGATACTAAAGAGACGGAAATAGAAGTTTACCTAGATATCGATACCCCAGGGAACGTAGAAGTTTCTACTCCCATACCTTTCTTTAATCATATGTTAAATTCAATGCTATTCCACATGAATTCTTCTGCAAAGATTATTGCTAAAGATAAAGAAAATTACGATGACCATCACGTAGTTGAGGATACTGCAATAGTTTTAGGGGAGGCATTTAAGGAAGCTTTAGGTAATAAGAGCGGCATAAGGAGGTTCTTTAGCATATTTACTCCGATGGATGAAGCTCTAGTTTTAGTTGCTGTTGATATTTCTGGCAGGGGCATGGGAATAATAGATCTAGACCTTAAGAGAGAAGAAATAGGTGGCTTATCTATGGAGAACGTTCCCCACTTTTTTAGGACTTTTGCATATAACGCTGGAATAACATTACACATAAGGAAATTTAGTGGAGAGAATGAGCATCATATAGTAGAGGCTGCATTTAAAGGTTTAGGAATTTCGTTGTATGAAGCTTCTAGGATAGTTAATAATAGATTACCTACAACTAAGGGATTATTATGA
- the hisA gene encoding 1-(5-phosphoribosyl)-5-((5-phosphoribosylamino)methylideneamino)imidazole-4-carboxamide isomerase produces the protein MMHVVPSIDISQGKAVKRVRGVKGTGIIIGDPIKVAENIYSLGYDTVHIVDLDAAENLGNNEEIIAGIARIGFKRIEVGGGIRSIEKANRMLSLGITEIVVSSILFTNKEEFDKMTELLGDRLFFSIDYCEGKTLIKGWKEEAKSVDETISLLKNYDIKGVIFTYVCNEGTKKGIDENISIYSSRVNKLKGYAGGINNINDLLKLKESKIDFAIVGMSFYSGSLKGVKYV, from the coding sequence TAAGTCAAGGAAAAGCTGTAAAAAGAGTGAGAGGAGTTAAGGGGACTGGAATCATAATAGGAGACCCAATAAAAGTTGCTGAGAATATTTACTCTTTAGGCTATGATACAGTTCATATTGTTGATCTTGATGCCGCAGAAAACTTAGGAAACAACGAAGAAATAATAGCTGGTATTGCGAGAATAGGTTTTAAAAGAATTGAAGTAGGTGGAGGTATAAGGAGTATTGAAAAGGCAAACAGAATGTTATCACTAGGTATTACTGAAATTGTTGTTTCATCAATACTTTTCACGAATAAGGAAGAATTTGATAAAATGACTGAATTACTAGGAGATAGACTATTTTTCTCGATAGACTATTGTGAAGGAAAAACCCTAATTAAAGGTTGGAAAGAAGAGGCAAAAAGTGTAGACGAAACAATTTCCTTACTGAAAAATTATGATATTAAAGGAGTAATTTTTACTTATGTATGCAATGAAGGAACTAAGAAAGGAATTGACGAGAATATTTCAATATACTCTAGTAGAGTGAATAAACTTAAGGGATACGCAGGAGGTATAAATAACATTAATGATCTTCTAAAGTTAAAGGAGAGCAAGATAGACTTTGCAATAGTAGGAATGTCTTTTTACTCAGGAAGTTTAAAGGGTGTGAAATATGTCTAG